The candidate division WOR-3 bacterium genome window below encodes:
- a CDS encoding MerR family transcriptional regulator has product MEVKKGKHYLVTEICRRLDIAPHILRYWEQEFAIKPIRNSAGRRIYSESQLERLQLIKHLVRTEKLTVAGARRHLAEMSSKPTAAIASADHRQTLLWLKRELLAIGSQLRGSTDQ; this is encoded by the coding sequence ATGGAAGTGAAAAAGGGCAAGCACTACCTCGTGACAGAAATCTGCCGGAGGCTTGACATCGCGCCTCACATCCTCCGCTACTGGGAACAGGAATTCGCCATCAAACCGATCCGCAACTCCGCCGGTCGCCGCATCTACAGCGAGTCCCAGCTTGAGCGCCTGCAGCTCATCAAGCACCTGGTCCGCACCGAGAAGCTGACCGTCGCCGGCGCCCGCCGCCACCTCGCCGAGATGTCAAGTAAGCCAACCGCCGCCATTGCTTCCGCCGACCACCGCCAAACCCTCCTCTGGCTCAAGCGAGAACTTCTGGCTATAGGATCTCAGTTGCGGGGCAGTACGGATCAGTAA